The proteins below are encoded in one region of Pseudomonadota bacterium:
- a CDS encoding phosphatase PAP2 family protein has protein sequence MILVIGFRLITVAGLIGLWFLTQNLLSQRGMPEGEIGDKLHQWLAAPNRYLNDQPAAARLLLITSSLGVDLLGVTVLGWGIFGPSLRPLVGLTILMMLRQLSQYLTALPAPQGMIWRDPGVPSLFVTYGVSNDLFFSGHTALAVFGGLTLATISPSLVWVGVGLALFEVFTVLALRAHWTMDVYAGAVTAVLVFVATHG, from the coding sequence ATGATACTCGTCATCGGATTTCGCCTCATCACGGTGGCCGGCCTCATCGGCCTCTGGTTCCTCACCCAGAACCTGCTGTCTCAGCGCGGGATGCCGGAGGGCGAGATCGGCGACAAGCTGCATCAATGGCTGGCCGCCCCGAACCGGTACCTGAACGATCAGCCCGCCGCCGCGCGGCTGCTGCTCATCACCAGCTCGCTGGGGGTCGACCTCCTCGGCGTGACCGTGCTGGGCTGGGGCATCTTCGGACCCTCGCTGCGCCCGCTGGTGGGCCTCACCATCTTGATGATGCTGCGCCAGCTCTCGCAGTACCTCACGGCGCTGCCCGCCCCCCAGGGCATGATCTGGCGCGACCCCGGGGTGCCCTCGCTCTTCGTCACCTACGGCGTGTCGAACGACCTGTTCTTCAGCGGTCACACGGCGCTGGCCGTGTTCGGCGGCCTGACCCTGGCCACCATCTCCCCGTCGCTGGTCTGGGTGGGCGTGGGGCTGGCCTTGTTCGAGGTCTTCACCGTGCTGGCGCTGCGCGCGCACTGGACGATGGACGTGTACGCAGGCGCCGTGACGGCGGTGCTGGTCTTCGTGGCCACGCACGGCTAG